In one window of Pseudobdellovibrionaceae bacterium DNA:
- a CDS encoding DEAD/DEAH box helicase, with protein sequence MKFEELDLHPAVAAGIAKNSFEECTPIQEAAIPVILEGKDVAGLAQTGTGKTAAFLLPLMDRIMRSVDAANPDYKPSEGEPKKTRPIFENWLPTNFILVLVPTRELAEQVYQNVKSLGGEAGLKGAVIYGGTSYDKQKDALEGGVQFVVATPGRLIDLYKEHVVDLKQVRAVIFDEADRMFDMGFKDDMKYILNRISQDRQFLVFSATLNFDVLNVAYEYGAQPVEINVSKDQAKAENVADEIFHVGFDEKPGYLLSLLKKHNPQQAIVFSNFKRNVERIAKFLNQNGYAAVGISSLLTQAQRNRVMAQFRSANERTVLVATDVAARGLDIKGVDMVINYELPDDPENYVHRIGRTGRAGEKGLAWSLVGDRDVEALNRIENYLEHKVAIGWLEDGEIITDHKPFPRDFPPERARSSQGGPGGRSHGNNKRRRSPGGGGGGRSHEGRRSAEGHRGKGSSSASGGKRKDHRRGPGRNNEEAGEQQQTQGSGTHRDRRTGRHKNAQGQEGRRGELSKKRRSQRRPNQRPTGPNGSQRKPKDQATTPKTKAATAAKSNGNLGQKITGFIKKIFS encoded by the coding sequence CCCCTAATGGACAGAATCATGCGGTCTGTGGATGCGGCCAATCCGGATTACAAACCCAGCGAGGGTGAGCCTAAAAAGACGCGCCCGATTTTTGAAAACTGGTTGCCGACCAATTTTATTTTGGTGTTGGTGCCCACGAGGGAGCTGGCCGAACAGGTTTACCAAAACGTGAAAAGTTTAGGTGGTGAAGCTGGATTAAAGGGAGCCGTCATTTATGGGGGCACTTCTTACGACAAGCAAAAAGACGCCCTTGAGGGTGGAGTGCAGTTTGTTGTGGCCACACCGGGGCGCTTGATTGATTTATACAAAGAACATGTGGTGGATCTTAAACAGGTGCGCGCGGTTATTTTTGATGAAGCGGATCGAATGTTCGACATGGGATTCAAAGATGACATGAAATACATCTTAAATCGTATTTCTCAAGATCGGCAGTTCCTGGTGTTTAGTGCCACATTAAACTTTGATGTGTTGAATGTGGCTTACGAATATGGCGCCCAACCTGTTGAGATCAACGTCAGTAAAGATCAGGCCAAAGCTGAAAACGTGGCAGATGAAATTTTTCACGTGGGCTTTGATGAAAAGCCCGGCTATTTGTTGTCACTTCTAAAAAAGCACAATCCTCAACAGGCTATTGTGTTTAGTAATTTTAAGCGCAATGTGGAGCGAATAGCTAAGTTTCTCAATCAAAATGGTTATGCGGCAGTGGGGATTTCAAGCCTACTCACGCAGGCCCAAAGAAATCGAGTGATGGCTCAGTTTCGATCGGCCAATGAGCGAACCGTGCTGGTGGCCACAGATGTGGCAGCCCGCGGCCTTGATATCAAGGGCGTGGATATGGTGATTAACTATGAGCTTCCAGATGACCCTGAAAATTACGTACACCGAATTGGTCGCACGGGAAGAGCCGGCGAAAAAGGTCTGGCATGGAGCCTAGTGGGTGATCGCGATGTGGAAGCTCTTAACCGAATCGAAAACTACCTAGAGCATAAAGTTGCCATCGGCTGGCTTGAAGATGGCGAAATTATCACCGATCACAAGCCTTTTCCTCGTGATTTTCCTCCAGAGAGAGCCCGCTCTTCACAAGGCGGTCCTGGTGGACGGTCTCATGGAAACAACAAAAGGCGCCGCTCTCCTGGCGGAGGAGGCGGGGGCCGAAGCCATGAAGGTCGTCGTTCGGCAGAGGGTCATCGCGGCAAAGGTAGTTCCTCGGCTTCAGGTGGAAAACGAAAAGACCATAGACGGGGCCCCGGTCGAAACAATGAGGAGGCCGGTGAACAGCAGCAAACGCAAGGTTCGGGCACGCATCGTGACCGACGAACGGGTCGACATAAAAATGCCCAAGGTCAAGAGGGACGACGAGGCGAGTTGAGCAAAAAGCGACGCTCGCAACGACGGCCGAACCAAAGGCCCACCGGTCCGAACGGATCCCAACGAAAACCGAAAGATCAAGCCACGACACCAAAAACCAAAGCCGCCACAGCGGCCAAAAGTAACGGTAACCTGGGCCAAAAGATCACCGGATTTATCAAAAAAATATTTTCGTAA